Proteins found in one Xenopus laevis strain J_2021 chromosome 1L, Xenopus_laevis_v10.1, whole genome shotgun sequence genomic segment:
- the XB5727280.L gene encoding uncharacterized protein XB5727280.L, protein MDGEAKSPCCEASTGKRPVQTKESGYLKSVFLKVTQIWPLKYVFKILKKILSLAGLSPKIENVGTAESKSPYGRRFVSGRKRLGRFARLLLSLAPQRLQCALGYHSADSIGQSVGTDDIRKSPLKPCGKGSKRKQDDLEVEEQQSWVALMNEDLPDEDDEDDPTYEPSNTETDSEEHHSKNETESDLEIEEKEGVVMLKESPAKKPEAMVNGDPSNKEEKPVIENQKIDDEHQNHITNSSAE, encoded by the exons ATGGATGGTGAAGCAAAATCCCCATGCTGTGAGGCCTCAACG GGCAAACGACCTGTGCAAACAAAAGAATCTGGATACCTGAAATCAGTCTTCTTAAAAGTTACGCAGATCTGGCCTCTTAAATATGTG TTCAAGATATTAAAGAAGATTCTGTCCCTAGCTGGACTCTCCCCAAAAATCGAGAATGTAGGAACTGCGGAGTCTAAATCTCCCTATGGCAGACGTTTTGTGAGCGGAAGGAAAAGGCTTGGCCGCTTTGCTCGTCTTCTACTTTCGCTTGCCCCTCAAAGATTACAGTGTGCTCTGGGCTACCACTCGGCAGACAGTATAGGGCAGTCTGTAGGGACAGATG ACATTAGGAAGTCTCCTCTGAAGCCATGTGGAAAGGGCAGCAAAAGGAAGCAAGATGATCTTGAAGTAGAAGAGCAACAAAGCTGGGTGGCTTTAATGAATGAGGATCTTCCAGATGAGGATGATGAAGATGATCCAACTTATGAA CCTAGTAATACAGAGACCGATAGTGAAGAACACCATTCCAAAAATGAAACAGAAAGTGATCTTGAAATTGAGGAAAAAGAGGGTGTTGTGATGCTCAAGGAATCTCCAGCAAAGAAACCG GAGGCCATGGTCAATGGCGACCCATCAAATAAGGAGGAAAAGCCAGTCATTGAAAATCAGAAGATAGATGATGAACACCAGAACCATATCACTAACTCTTCTGCAG AATAA